The window AACCCGAGCACCCTGCGCTTCTCCAACGGCAGTTGGACCGCCGAGAAGTCCCGCGCCTTCGGCCGCACCCAGGACGACACCATCCTGCTGCCCGACGGCAAGCTGATGACCGTCAACGGCGCCTACGACATCCGGGACTACGGCAACGGCCCCTACAACCCGAACGCCGACCTCAAGTACCGCCAGGTCGAACTCCGCGACGACCAGGGCAACTGGAAGCTCGGCCCGGTCCAGCGGCTGCCGCGCGGCTACCACTCCAACGCCGTCGTGCTGCCCGACGGACGGGTCATGGTGACCGGCGACGAGCTGCAGCAGATCGCCAACAACCCGGACATCGACGGCACGGTGAGCGGCATCCCCGGCACGACCGGACCCGTCACCATGAACGGCACCATCGAGATCTACGAGCCCGCCTACCTGCACCAGGCCGACCGCCCCTCGCTCGACCGGGGGCCCACCTCCCCGGTCGGCTACGACAAGAAGTTCCTGGTCACCACCTCGACCCCGGAACGGGCCGCCAAGGCCGTCCTGCTGGCGCCGACCACCGCCACCCACTCGGTCAACACCAGCCAGCGCCAGATCGAACTGCGGCTCAGCAGCCGGGCCGGAAACCGGCTGGAGTTCCAGGCGCCGCCGGACGCCAAGGCCGCGCCCCCCGGCTGGTACATGCTCTTCCTGCTCAACGACAAGGGCGTGCCCAGCGTCGCGCAGTGGGTGCAGCTCGGCTCCCCGGCCTGATCCCGGCCTCCCCCACCCACCCCACGGAGGAACCCCATGGCAACGGATCTGAGACTGCGCCGGAGCGAGGAGATCCAGGGCGACATCGTCGCCGGCTTCAAGAAGGACAACGTCACCCTGCTGTTCCTGAAGTTCGAGGACGCCGCCAGGGCCCGCGACTGGCTGCGCGCGGTCGCCCCGCAGATCGCCACCACCCGGCAGGTCGCCGAGTTCAACGCGGCGTTCAGCGAGGCCCGCAAGAGCTCGGGCGGCGACGACCCCAAGACCCTCAAGGCCACCTGGCTGGGCCTCAGCCTCACCTACGAGGGCATGCGCCAGCTCTCCGCCACCGACCCGTTCGAACAGGCCCCGCCGGTCGGCAGCGGCCTGGAGGCGTTCAAGGAGGGCTCGGCCAAGCGGGCCGGCGCGCTCGGTGACACCGGCGACAACTCCCCGGAGAACTGGCTCTTCGGCAACGGCAGGAACCAGCAGGTGCACGCCGTGCTGACGATCGCCTCGGACACCGAGCAGGACCTCGCCGCCACCGTCACCGCCCAGCGCGAGGCGGCCGCCGAGGCGAAGATCGTCACCATCTTCCAGCAGAACGCCAAGACCCTGCTCGGCAGCCGCCGCGGCAAGGAGCACTTCGGCTTCAAGGACGGCATCAGCGAGCCCGGCGTCCGCTTCTTCGACCCGCCGAACCCGGCGAACGAGGAGGAGGTCGAGGGCCACCCGGGCACCCGGATCATTCCGGCCGGCGAGTTCGTCGTCGGCGAGCAGCCCGCCCCCGGCAGCTTCACCGACTTCCCCGCGTGGGCCCGCGACGGCTCCTTCCAGGTCGTCCGCCGGCTCTCCCAGGACGTCCCCGGCTGGTGGTCGCAGGTCTCGGTCAAGCTGAAGGAGCTCAAGCAGGCCAAGGCCGTCCCGGACACCGCCACCGCCGAGTGGCTGGCCGCCCGGCTGGTCGGCCGCTGGCGCTCCGGGGCGCCGGTCTGCAAGCACCAGGACCGCGACGTCCCGAACGACCCGAAGGCGTCCTCGGACAACGACTTCGACTTCCGGGACGACCTGGAGGGCCTGGTCACCCCGCTCTTCTCGCACCTGCGCAAGTCCAGCCCGCGGGCCGGGCTGCAGGCCCCCGACCCGAGCCGGCCGCCGTTCGACGCCAAGGAGCTCGACGGCCGGCGGATCATGCGGCGCGGCGCGCCCTACGGGTTCCCGTTCGACCCGGCCTCCGAGGGCCCCGGCGGGCCCGACGACCCGCGCGGCCTGCTCTTCGTCTGCTACCAGGCCGACATCGCCCGGCAGTTCGAGTTCATCCAGGCCGACTGGATCGACCAGCCGGACTTCCCGCCCGGCCGCAACCCCGTCCCCGGCAAGGACCCGGTGATCACCGAGGCCGACGACGTCGACTTCGAGAGCCGCGGCCCGGACGGCGCGATCAAGCACACCCCGCTGCACTTCCAGCAGTTCGTGCAGACCCAGGGCTCGGTGTACGCCTTCGCGCCGTCCATCAGCACCCTCAAGGCGCTCGCCGAGGGGCGACTCACCGGGCAGTCGCAGGGCCGGCAGGGCGGCCAGACCTCCTCGCGGCAGGACAGGGGCTACCCGTGCGACGACTTCGTCGCCGTCCCGGACCAGTGGCGCAAGGGCGGCCGGAGCCAGTTCTGGGCGTTCCACGGCCCGCAGTGCCGCCGGATCGCGGTCGAGGACGGCGCCGCGCACACCGACCACCCGGTCGAGCGCGACGCCGCGCTGACCACCTGGCCCTGCCTGCGGGGGGTCGAGCGGATCGACTGCGTCCTGCCGATGGCCGATCTGCAGAACCCGGCCGGCAAGAGCTGGTACTGGGTGTTCCACACCACCGGCGGCCGGCAGCAGTACCGGTCCGTCTCGATCACCTGCGGCGGCGGGACGCACACCGACGCCCTGGAGCGCCCGGACCGCGGCCTCTCGGCCTGGAACTCGCTCGTCGGCGTCGAGCGGATGGACTGCTTCCTCCCGGTGCCCGACCAGCAGCGGGTCGGCGGCAAGAGCTGGTACTGGGCGTTCCACACCACCGGCGGCCGCCAGCGGTACCGGCTGATCTCGGTGGCGGACGGCGCCGCGCACACCGACGTCTGCGAGCGCACCGACCGTGAACTCTCGCGGTGGAGTTCGCTGGACGGCATCACCGAGGTGGACTGCTTCCTGCCGGTGCCCGACGTCCAGCGGGTCGGCGGCCGCAGCGAGTACTGGGTGTTCCACGGCGAGAACTACCGCAAGATCTCGGTGGCCGACGGCAGCGGCCACCCGGACCGCAAGATCGCCGACGACCGCTCGTGCGACGGCTGGACCTCCCTGGTCTGAGCCGGTCACCGCGCCCCCGCCCGTGACGCGTGCCGGGGGCGCGGTGTCGGTCCACTGCCCTACGCTGCCGCCATGGTGACGTTCGATGAGTTCCGCGCGATGGCGCTCGCCCTGCCGGAGGCCGTGCAGCAGCCG of the Kitasatospora sp. NBC_01246 genome contains:
- a CDS encoding Dyp-type peroxidase, which produces MATDLRLRRSEEIQGDIVAGFKKDNVTLLFLKFEDAARARDWLRAVAPQIATTRQVAEFNAAFSEARKSSGGDDPKTLKATWLGLSLTYEGMRQLSATDPFEQAPPVGSGLEAFKEGSAKRAGALGDTGDNSPENWLFGNGRNQQVHAVLTIASDTEQDLAATVTAQREAAAEAKIVTIFQQNAKTLLGSRRGKEHFGFKDGISEPGVRFFDPPNPANEEEVEGHPGTRIIPAGEFVVGEQPAPGSFTDFPAWARDGSFQVVRRLSQDVPGWWSQVSVKLKELKQAKAVPDTATAEWLAARLVGRWRSGAPVCKHQDRDVPNDPKASSDNDFDFRDDLEGLVTPLFSHLRKSSPRAGLQAPDPSRPPFDAKELDGRRIMRRGAPYGFPFDPASEGPGGPDDPRGLLFVCYQADIARQFEFIQADWIDQPDFPPGRNPVPGKDPVITEADDVDFESRGPDGAIKHTPLHFQQFVQTQGSVYAFAPSISTLKALAEGRLTGQSQGRQGGQTSSRQDRGYPCDDFVAVPDQWRKGGRSQFWAFHGPQCRRIAVEDGAAHTDHPVERDAALTTWPCLRGVERIDCVLPMADLQNPAGKSWYWVFHTTGGRQQYRSVSITCGGGTHTDALERPDRGLSAWNSLVGVERMDCFLPVPDQQRVGGKSWYWAFHTTGGRQRYRLISVADGAAHTDVCERTDRELSRWSSLDGITEVDCFLPVPDVQRVGGRSEYWVFHGENYRKISVADGSGHPDRKIADDRSCDGWTSLV